The uncultured Dysgonomonas sp. genome contains the following window.
TTTCGGCAGGCCCTTCGATAGGTTGGTTTTCTCCGGCATTAGGATGAAGATATTTACGATTATAGTACCCTGTCCGCGTTCTTGTGCGGGAGGTTTCATGAATTCCAGTCATTGGTTCCCCTACCCATGTGGAAATAATACGAGTGCGATATACAGGCCCGTTTCCATTGGGGTCTAAATTGTAATTATCCTTACATTCCGGTGTTTCTGTATGATTCCATTTGCAAGTTCTTTTTGACCCATTATAATGGATCGATGAGTAAAAACGGGGATCTCGGTTTGCATACGGATTCTCAGGATTGTACATCGTATTATTCGTATTATAGTTAGGCTGAAGATGTTTTTCATCCAGGTAAGGTTTTTCCAGTTTCAGAACAGTTTCTCCATCCGTCGTTTCATAGGCATCTACCAATTCCTGAGTAGGCACAGAACCGGCTTTCCTATCAGCTTGGCAGCCAATGCCATCATACTCAAACGCCTTACCTGTAGTAGCCCAACTCGAGTATATGGTTTCTTTATCTACCGGATTTGTCGTATATCCATAATCCTGAGTAAAATATTCATTCATCAGCGCCGAATACTTGTTCGGTAAATGTGCCTGATTCTGAGGGTTATCGTCATCGTTCGCATATATATCGGGATAATTTATTTTCTTATATAATTCATATCCGTTATCCCTCAAGTTTTTGAGTGCCGTTTTATTTATCTGATATGCTTTTTCCCATAAGTCTTGCCCGTCGTTATATAATGGACTGGCTGCGTACAACATTATCCGTGACTTGATGGCCTCTGCTGTGGCTTTGGTTAGCCGGGCTTTTTCGGTCGGGCTGGTTATGCGCCAAGGCAGTTCTGCCGTGTTAAGAGCAAAATCACAGTCTTCCAAGATAAAATCTACAACTTCGTGATAAGATGGTTTCTGTACTTGCGTAAAGTCATCTTCATAATTGAAAGGTTCTCTCATTATAGGTAAGCCTGTGCCAAACCATTTCAATAATTCTGCATAATAGTATGCCCTAATCAGGTGAGCTTCAGCTCTCCATCTATTTCTTTCGGCCTCAGTTTTCACATTTGCACTACCTATTCGCTGAATGAATACACTACAGTAGTAAATACATTCATAAAAACGCGAATACTGCTGATTATCCCTGAAGTCATATTTATGACTTGTCATAGGATAGCTTTCGGCACTTGCATCACCATTTGCCATAGATGCCGAAACACCGTAATGATATGCTATATCATCATTATCCCAGGCGTCGTCGCAAGTAGATACCGGTCCTCTGGATTGCCACGGCCAGTTCATCCCTCCTATTGGAATATATAAATAACAGCTATTCAGATAAGCGCTCGTCTTGAAGTGATCGGAGAATATTTCATCCAGGCTTATTTTCCCATCCGGAGCCTGATCCAATGTATCATTGCATGATATCTGAAGGAAG
Protein-coding sequences here:
- a CDS encoding RagB/SusD family nutrient uptake outer membrane protein; translation: MKLLNKSILVIITVVLFLQISCNDTLDQAPDGKISLDEIFSDHFKTSAYLNSCYLYIPIGGMNWPWQSRGPVSTCDDAWDNDDIAYHYGVSASMANGDASAESYPMTSHKYDFRDNQQYSRFYECIYYCSVFIQRIGSANVKTEAERNRWRAEAHLIRAYYYAELLKWFGTGLPIMREPFNYEDDFTQVQKPSYHEVVDFILEDCDFALNTAELPWRITSPTEKARLTKATAEAIKSRIMLYAASPLYNDGQDLWEKAYQINKTALKNLRDNGYELYKKINYPDIYANDDDNPQNQAHLPNKYSALMNEYFTQDYGYTTNPVDKETIYSSWATTGKAFEYDGIGCQADRKAGSVPTQELVDAYETTDGETVLKLEKPYLDEKHLQPNYNTNNTMYNPENPYANRDPRFYSSIHYNGSKRTCKWNHTETPECKDNYNLDPNGNGPVYRTRIISTWVGEPMTGIHETSRTRTRTGYYNRKYLHPNAGENQPIEGPAEKLYRLGEIILNCAETAAEAGHLQEAYQLVNEIRDRVNMPPLPAGLINNKEELIRRIRHERRIELALEPHRFFDVRRWQKPEGDLKDTDKWLTAMEITRHEKDGSFSHYTYKRKTVRSSERLCYTNKYLKAPIPMAEAARMYSLTGDDWQNPGW